In one Paraburkholderia azotifigens genomic region, the following are encoded:
- a CDS encoding SDR family oxidoreductase has protein sequence MTQTSAATNRGKVALVTGAGSGIGRATAGKLLDSGYSVVLTGRRQAPLDALATQAQQQGKDAFAVACDVTDAASVAALFDAIRLRYGRLDVLFNNAGRNAPPVEIDQIELDDWRSVVDTNLTGVFLCTRAAFAMMKAQTPRGGRIINNGSISAHAPRPLSIAYTATKHAITGLTKSVSLDGRPYDIVCGQIDIGNAATEMAERMARGVPQANGTIAAEPLMDVEYVADAVLHMANLPLSANVQFMTIMASKMPFVGRG, from the coding sequence GTGACGCAGACATCGGCAGCGACGAATAGAGGCAAGGTGGCGCTCGTGACGGGCGCGGGCAGCGGCATCGGCCGCGCAACGGCGGGCAAGCTGCTGGACAGCGGCTATAGCGTCGTGCTGACGGGGCGCAGGCAGGCCCCGCTCGATGCGCTCGCAACGCAAGCGCAACAGCAGGGCAAGGACGCGTTCGCCGTCGCCTGCGACGTGACGGATGCCGCGAGCGTCGCCGCGCTCTTCGACGCGATCCGGCTGCGCTATGGCCGGCTCGACGTGCTGTTCAACAACGCGGGCCGCAATGCGCCGCCCGTCGAAATCGACCAGATCGAACTCGACGACTGGCGCTCGGTTGTCGATACGAACCTGACGGGCGTGTTCCTGTGCACGCGCGCGGCCTTCGCGATGATGAAGGCGCAGACGCCGCGCGGCGGCCGCATCATCAACAACGGCTCGATCTCCGCGCATGCGCCGCGTCCGTTGAGCATCGCCTACACAGCGACCAAGCACGCGATCACGGGACTCACCAAATCGGTGTCGCTCGACGGCAGGCCGTACGACATCGTGTGCGGCCAGATCGACATCGGCAATGCGGCGACGGAAATGGCCGAGCGGATGGCGCGCGGCGTGCCGCAAGCCAACGGCACGATCGCCGCCGAACCGCTGATGGACGTCGAGTACGTCGCGGATGCCGTGCTGCATATGGCTAACCTGCCGCTGTCGGCGAACGTGCAGTTCATGACGATCATGGCAAGCAAGATGCCGTTCGTCGGGCGCGGATGA
- a CDS encoding oxidoreductase-like domain-containing protein → MTADEAPHPSASAAADPRPTPPVRPDPDDCCHSGCDPCVFDLYDEEVTRYRAALAAWEARHAEPLQPGKREGRPRRKR, encoded by the coding sequence GTGACTGCTGACGAGGCGCCGCACCCGAGCGCGTCCGCCGCCGCCGATCCTCGCCCCACGCCGCCCGTGCGGCCCGATCCCGACGATTGCTGTCATAGCGGCTGCGATCCGTGCGTGTTCGATCTGTACGACGAAGAGGTCACGCGATATCGCGCGGCGCTGGCGGCATGGGAGGCACGGCATGCCGAGCCGCTTCAGCCTGGAAAGCGCGAAGGCAGGCCGCGCAGGAAGCGTTGA
- a CDS encoding potassium transporter Kup translates to MSLSATHPGADSIGAPAPHKPALRSLALAALGVVYGDIGTSPLYTLQTVFEPSSGLLLTPLNVIGIVSLIFWSLTVVVSLKYVALILRANNHGEGGIMALLALAASSVASRPRLRHALLIVGVMGASLFYGDSIITPAISVLSAVEGLEVAAPFLKTCVIPVTLIALVTLFVMQKHGTSGIGAVFGPVMVVWFVVLAVVGVTNVVAAPAILAALDPLAGLAFCLRHEWLAFVALGAVVLSLTGAEALYADMGHFGARPIRITWFGLVFPALALNYLGQGALLISNPAAVQNPFYRLFPQWALYPMIVLATVATVIASQAVISGTYSMTKQAMQLGFLPRMNVVYTSEKEIGQIYVPGINWTLLAAVVAAVLGFGSSTALGSAYGIAVTGTMLITTLLTFFVVRYAWHYNWALCVFATAFFFVIDATFFSANLLKIVEGGWFPLLIGFVMFTIMATWGRGWEIMLAEARARAGTMPLKTYLEKLVAREPVRVGGTAIFLTPNPDSVPHALVNNLIHNHVLHKRVVFLTVNNDEIPWVDENERVSLTTVCEGCYQLTIRYGFKDEVDLPKALATAKSLGLDVEPDEASYFLSRATVVPTPGAGMAMWRERLFAVMLHNVGNVAAYFKLPANRVIEVGARVEI, encoded by the coding sequence ATGAGCCTGTCAGCCACGCATCCCGGCGCGGATTCCATCGGCGCGCCTGCGCCGCACAAGCCGGCGCTCCGTTCGCTGGCGCTTGCCGCACTGGGCGTCGTCTATGGCGATATCGGCACGAGTCCGCTGTACACGCTGCAGACCGTGTTCGAGCCGTCGAGCGGATTGCTGCTCACCCCGCTGAACGTGATCGGCATCGTCTCGCTGATCTTCTGGTCGCTTACCGTCGTCGTGTCGCTCAAGTATGTGGCGCTGATCCTGCGCGCGAACAATCACGGCGAGGGCGGCATCATGGCGCTGCTCGCGCTGGCGGCGTCGTCGGTGGCGAGCCGGCCGAGGCTGCGGCACGCGCTGCTGATCGTCGGTGTGATGGGCGCGTCGCTCTTCTACGGCGACAGCATCATCACGCCCGCGATTTCCGTGCTCAGCGCCGTCGAAGGGCTCGAAGTCGCCGCGCCGTTTCTCAAGACCTGCGTGATACCCGTCACGCTGATCGCGCTCGTCACGCTGTTCGTGATGCAGAAGCACGGCACGTCGGGCATCGGCGCGGTGTTCGGGCCCGTGATGGTCGTGTGGTTCGTCGTGCTGGCCGTGGTGGGCGTGACCAACGTGGTCGCCGCGCCCGCGATTCTTGCCGCGCTCGATCCGCTCGCCGGTCTCGCGTTCTGCCTGCGTCACGAGTGGCTCGCGTTCGTCGCGCTGGGCGCTGTCGTGCTGTCACTGACGGGCGCCGAGGCGCTGTATGCCGACATGGGCCACTTCGGCGCGCGGCCGATCCGTATCACATGGTTCGGTCTCGTGTTTCCCGCGCTCGCGCTGAACTATCTCGGCCAGGGCGCGCTGCTGATTTCGAATCCCGCCGCGGTGCAGAATCCGTTCTACCGGCTCTTTCCGCAATGGGCGCTGTATCCGATGATCGTGCTCGCGACGGTCGCCACCGTGATCGCGTCGCAAGCCGTGATTTCCGGTACTTACTCGATGACCAAGCAGGCGATGCAGCTCGGCTTCCTGCCGCGCATGAATGTCGTCTACACGTCGGAGAAGGAGATCGGCCAGATCTATGTGCCCGGCATCAACTGGACGCTGCTTGCCGCCGTGGTCGCGGCCGTGCTCGGCTTCGGCTCGTCGACGGCGCTCGGCTCCGCATACGGCATCGCGGTGACGGGCACGATGTTGATCACGACGCTGCTGACTTTCTTCGTCGTGCGCTACGCGTGGCATTACAACTGGGCGCTGTGCGTGTTCGCGACGGCGTTCTTCTTCGTGATCGACGCGACGTTCTTTTCGGCGAATCTGCTGAAGATCGTCGAAGGCGGCTGGTTCCCGCTGCTGATCGGCTTCGTGATGTTCACGATCATGGCGACGTGGGGGCGCGGCTGGGAGATCATGCTCGCGGAGGCGCGCGCGCGAGCGGGCACGATGCCGCTCAAGACCTATCTGGAGAAACTGGTGGCGCGCGAGCCCGTGCGGGTCGGCGGCACGGCGATCTTTCTGACGCCGAATCCCGACAGCGTGCCGCATGCGCTCGTCAACAACCTGATCCACAATCATGTGCTCCATAAACGCGTGGTGTTCCTCACTGTGAACAACGACGAGATACCGTGGGTCGACGAGAACGAACGCGTCAGTCTGACGACGGTATGCGAGGGCTGCTATCAGCTCACGATCCGCTACGGTTTCAAGGACGAAGTCGATTTGCCGAAAGCCCTTGCGACGGCGAAGTCGCTCGGCCTCGATGTCGAACCGGATGAGGCGTCGTACTTCCTGAGCCGCGCGACCGTCGTGCCGACGCCGGGCGCGGGCATGGCGATGTGGCGCGAGCGGCTTTTCGCCGTGATGCTGCACAACGTCGGCAACGTGGCCGCCTATTTCAAGCTGCCTGCGAATCGCGTGATCGAAGTCGGCGCGCGCGTGGAGATCTGA
- a CDS encoding NRAMP family divalent metal transporter — MATPPQALPTRSAVLDDAHVGDIRGALGTIAHHDTAPRNSWGARLRTLLAIVGPGLIVMVGDNDAGAFGTYTQAGQNYSTTLLWTLLLLVPVLYVNQEMVLRLGAVTGVGHARLIFERFGKFWGAFSVVDLFILNALTIVTEFIGITFVLDFFGVSKVAGVCIAAALTMAAVSTGDFKRFERFAIVLCLLSLLLVPVLVTIHPPVSQMTQHLFMPAWPAHAKLSDVMLLVIGIVGTTVAPWQLFFQQSYVIDKRITPRFMKYEKADLWIGIVFVLIGAIAMISFSAALFGGKPEFGQFSDAGGVIAGLEKYAGRTPAVLFAIALIDACIIGAAAVSLSTAYAIGDVFKIRHSLHRGVADAKGFYLVYFGIVAAAAGLVLIPGSPLGLLTEAVQTLAGVLLPSATVFLLLLCNDRAVLGPWVNSKGLNLFTGAVVWALVLLSVVLTASVVYPDISGHAIIEILAGGTLLAVVALVVATALRRLRGTPATESAPAISKAERMTWRTPPLDTLPRPVMTLPRRIWMSALRGYLVVAVALVIVKVVQLALT, encoded by the coding sequence ATGGCAACGCCACCACAAGCACTGCCGACGCGCTCCGCCGTTCTCGACGACGCGCATGTCGGCGACATCCGCGGCGCGCTCGGCACGATCGCGCATCACGACACCGCCCCGCGCAACAGCTGGGGCGCGCGTCTGCGCACACTGCTCGCGATTGTCGGACCCGGCCTCATCGTGATGGTCGGCGATAACGACGCGGGCGCCTTCGGCACCTACACGCAAGCCGGACAGAACTACAGCACCACCTTGTTGTGGACGCTGCTGCTGCTCGTGCCCGTGCTGTACGTGAATCAGGAAATGGTGCTGCGTCTCGGCGCCGTGACGGGCGTCGGTCATGCGCGCCTGATCTTCGAACGCTTCGGCAAGTTCTGGGGCGCGTTCAGCGTCGTCGATCTGTTCATACTCAACGCGTTGACCATCGTCACCGAATTCATCGGCATTACGTTCGTGCTCGACTTCTTCGGCGTATCGAAGGTGGCGGGCGTGTGCATCGCGGCCGCGCTGACGATGGCGGCCGTCAGCACGGGAGACTTCAAACGCTTCGAGCGCTTTGCGATCGTGCTGTGTCTGCTGAGCCTGCTGCTCGTGCCCGTGCTCGTGACCATCCACCCGCCCGTCTCGCAGATGACGCAGCATCTGTTCATGCCCGCATGGCCCGCACACGCGAAGCTGTCGGACGTGATGCTGCTCGTGATCGGTATCGTCGGCACCACTGTCGCGCCGTGGCAGTTGTTCTTCCAGCAAAGCTATGTGATCGACAAGCGCATCACGCCGCGCTTCATGAAGTACGAGAAGGCGGACTTGTGGATCGGCATCGTGTTCGTGCTGATCGGCGCAATCGCGATGATCTCGTTCAGCGCGGCGCTGTTCGGCGGCAAGCCGGAATTCGGCCAGTTCTCCGATGCAGGCGGCGTGATCGCGGGCCTCGAAAAGTATGCGGGCCGCACGCCTGCCGTGCTGTTCGCGATTGCGCTGATCGACGCGTGCATCATCGGCGCGGCGGCCGTGTCGCTGTCTACGGCTTATGCAATCGGCGACGTGTTCAAGATCCGTCACTCGCTGCATCGCGGTGTCGCCGACGCGAAGGGTTTCTATCTCGTGTACTTCGGGATCGTCGCAGCGGCGGCGGGACTCGTGCTCATTCCGGGCAGCCCGCTCGGCCTGCTGACGGAAGCCGTGCAGACGCTCGCGGGCGTGCTGCTGCCGAGCGCAACCGTGTTCCTGCTTCTGCTGTGCAACGATCGCGCGGTGCTCGGGCCGTGGGTCAACTCGAAAGGGCTGAACCTGTTCACGGGCGCCGTCGTGTGGGCGCTGGTGCTGCTGTCCGTCGTGCTGACGGCATCGGTGGTGTATCCGGACATCAGCGGACACGCGATCATCGAGATTCTCGCGGGCGGCACGCTGCTCGCCGTGGTCGCGCTCGTGGTGGCGACCGCGCTGCGCCGTCTGCGCGGAACGCCGGCCACGGAGAGCGCCCCCGCGATCAGCAAGGCCGAACGCATGACCTGGCGCACACCGCCGCTCGACACGCTGCCGAGGCCCGTGATGACATTGCCGCGCCGCATCTGGATGAGCGCGTTGCGCGGCTATCTGGTGGTGGCCGTTGCACTCGTGATCGTGAAGGTCGTGCAGCTCGCATTGACCTGA
- a CDS encoding DUF938 domain-containing protein: MTTPDPNLRQHAPAAERNREPILAVLERVLPATGTVLEIASGTGQHAIHFAAALPQLTWQPSDPGEDARASIAAWTAHSGLANVRAPLALDVRDASWGLDAADAIVCINMILISPWESARALTGGAGRLLKAGGVLFLYGPYRRGGAHTAPSNAAFDAQLRSRDPAWGVRDMEDVVALADAAGFDLDETVEMPANNFSLVFQKR; the protein is encoded by the coding sequence ATGACGACGCCCGACCCGAACCTGCGCCAGCACGCGCCCGCCGCCGAACGCAACCGCGAGCCGATTCTCGCCGTGCTCGAACGCGTGCTGCCCGCGACGGGCACCGTGCTCGAGATCGCGAGCGGAACGGGGCAGCACGCCATCCATTTCGCGGCGGCGCTGCCGCAACTGACCTGGCAGCCGAGCGATCCGGGCGAAGACGCGCGTGCGTCGATTGCCGCATGGACGGCGCATAGCGGGCTCGCCAACGTGCGTGCGCCGCTCGCGCTCGACGTGCGCGACGCGTCGTGGGGCCTCGATGCCGCCGACGCCATCGTCTGCATCAACATGATCCTTATCTCGCCGTGGGAATCGGCGCGGGCGCTGACCGGCGGCGCGGGGCGGCTGCTGAAAGCGGGCGGCGTGCTGTTTCTATACGGGCCGTACCGGCGCGGCGGCGCACATACGGCGCCGAGCAACGCGGCGTTCGACGCCCAGCTGCGAAGCCGCGATCCCGCATGGGGCGTGCGCGACATGGAAGACGTCGTGGCGCTGGCGGATGCAGCGGGTTTCGATCTCGACGAAACCGTCGAGATGCCCGCCAACAACTTCAGCCTCGTGTTCCAGAAACGATAG
- a CDS encoding peptidoglycan DD-metalloendopeptidase family protein, which translates to MTVKRQYVVTQALISLAVASLLGACTTYPWEPQQASAPTYRTAPSGAAASGVPAGFYRVNPGDTLQSIAGAYGQRPQDLAAWNGLTVSTPVAPGQMLRVGPPTYAQTTPVPTPAPSTTAVPPAPAAQPQIALAWPLRGPILKPFVAGKSKGIVIGGRPGDQVRAAATGRVVYAGTGIEAYGPLVIIKHDDTLITAYGQNSRLLVQEGDAVTQGQPIGEVGADSNGVPSIQFEVRKDGKPVDPLAWLPR; encoded by the coding sequence ATGACAGTAAAACGGCAATACGTCGTCACGCAGGCTTTGATCTCGCTCGCCGTCGCGAGCCTGCTCGGCGCGTGCACCACGTACCCGTGGGAACCGCAGCAGGCGTCGGCGCCCACTTATCGGACGGCGCCGTCCGGTGCGGCCGCCAGCGGCGTGCCCGCCGGGTTTTATCGGGTGAATCCGGGCGATACGCTGCAGAGCATCGCGGGCGCGTACGGCCAGCGCCCGCAGGATCTCGCGGCGTGGAACGGTCTGACAGTATCGACACCCGTCGCGCCCGGCCAGATGCTGCGCGTCGGGCCGCCCACCTACGCGCAGACCACGCCCGTGCCGACGCCCGCGCCATCCACCACGGCCGTTCCGCCTGCGCCCGCCGCGCAACCGCAGATTGCGCTCGCGTGGCCGTTGCGCGGCCCGATCCTGAAACCGTTCGTGGCGGGCAAGTCGAAGGGCATCGTGATCGGCGGACGCCCCGGCGATCAGGTGCGCGCCGCCGCGACGGGGCGCGTCGTCTACGCGGGGACGGGCATCGAGGCTTACGGTCCGCTCGTCATCATCAAGCACGACGACACGCTGATCACGGCCTACGGCCAGAACAGCAGGCTGCTCGTGCAGGAAGGCGACGCCGTCACGCAAGGCCAGCCGATCGGCGAAGTCGGCGCCGACAGCAACGGCGTGCCGTCCATTCAATTCGAAGTGCGCAAGGACGGCAAGCCTGTCGATCCGCTTGCGTGGCTGCCGCGCTGA
- a CDS encoding DUF2968 domain-containing protein, producing MKNLLNMRRAAVSNGAAAHLHFPQQHASQHAAESEPAQLADLPASESDAGATIDERPASAPPRPVTPLHAVQVTPSASNGRAVQLADANDVERMADDAALKTFHTFRTFDYSVSLLFYPKELKYFVALFQEDRMWRVLTTSDMNTARQLFHHMQEQATRLADGETRRLQLEAQNEQLKRLIAESEAHAERLRRGLQRTTEQDQAVTGRQHQLRKDLAQLEAQRTAAQAQLNKAHRQVHQLNVANNEAIPHIPR from the coding sequence GTGAAAAATCTTTTGAACATGCGCCGCGCCGCCGTCAGCAATGGCGCAGCGGCACACCTTCATTTCCCGCAGCAGCACGCTTCGCAACACGCCGCAGAATCCGAACCGGCTCAACTCGCCGACCTTCCCGCCAGCGAGAGCGATGCGGGCGCAACCATCGACGAGCGGCCCGCGAGCGCGCCCCCGCGCCCCGTCACGCCGCTGCATGCGGTGCAGGTCACGCCTTCCGCGTCGAATGGACGCGCCGTGCAACTGGCTGACGCAAACGATGTGGAACGCATGGCCGACGATGCGGCACTGAAGACGTTTCACACGTTTCGTACTTTTGATTATTCCGTCAGCCTGCTGTTTTATCCAAAAGAACTGAAATACTTCGTGGCACTGTTTCAGGAAGACCGCATGTGGCGCGTGCTCACCACGAGCGACATGAATACGGCCAGGCAACTGTTCCACCATATGCAGGAACAGGCCACGCGGCTCGCCGACGGCGAGACGCGCCGCCTGCAGCTCGAAGCGCAGAACGAACAGTTGAAACGCCTGATCGCCGAGTCCGAAGCGCACGCGGAGCGGCTGCGTCGGGGCTTGCAGCGCACCACCGAGCAGGATCAGGCGGTGACGGGCAGGCAGCATCAGTTGCGCAAGGATCTCGCGCAACTCGAAGCGCAACGCACGGCGGCGCAGGCGCAGCTGAACAAGGCGCATCGGCAGGTGCATCAGCTGAACGTCGCGAACAACGAAGCGATTCCGCATATTCCGCGCTGA
- a CDS encoding pyridoxamine 5'-phosphate oxidase family protein has translation MLTTIEELEALYGQPHDRSVRKEIPYVNDCYRAFIEHSPFIVLATAGPEGLDCSPRGDAPGFVRLIDERTLAIPDRVGNNRIDSLRNVIVNPHVGLLFVVPGVGETLRVNGRGRVSADPALLDSFPVDGKKPRSVLIVDIDAVYFHCSKALVRSKLWDPARHVERSQLPSAGDMHKRIFGETFDSLAYDRDLAERIRTSLY, from the coding sequence ATGCTCACGACGATCGAAGAACTGGAAGCGCTGTACGGGCAGCCGCACGATCGCTCGGTGCGCAAGGAGATTCCGTATGTCAACGACTGCTATCGCGCGTTCATCGAGCATTCGCCGTTCATCGTGCTGGCGACGGCGGGCCCCGAAGGTCTAGACTGCTCGCCGCGCGGCGATGCGCCAGGCTTTGTGCGGCTGATCGACGAACGCACGCTGGCGATTCCCGACCGCGTCGGCAATAACCGCATCGACAGCCTGCGCAACGTGATCGTCAATCCGCATGTGGGGCTGCTGTTCGTCGTGCCGGGTGTCGGCGAAACACTTCGTGTGAATGGGCGCGGGCGCGTTTCGGCCGATCCGGCGCTGCTCGACAGCTTCCCGGTCGACGGCAAGAAGCCGCGTTCCGTGCTGATCGTCGATATCGACGCCGTGTACTTTCATTGCTCGAAAGCGCTCGTGCGCTCGAAGCTGTGGGATCCCGCGCGCCACGTCGAGCGTTCGCAGCTGCCGAGCGCGGGCGACATGCACAAGCGGATCTTCGGTGAGACTTTCGATTCTCTAGCGTATGATCGCGACCTCGCTGAACGTATCCGAACCAGCCTGTACTGA
- a CDS encoding NAD-dependent protein deacetylase: protein MSTLIEPHALAALQDFVERYPRLFVLTGAGISTDSGIPGYRDENGEWKRSPPITLQEFLGSIASRQRYWARSTVGWPVVAKAEPNAAHRALARLEAAGRVRTLVTQNVDGLHQRAGSSDVIELHGSIGEVTCLDCGTHHRRASIQQMLINENPALLDVIAEPAADGDAHLEWHDLGSFRVPACPHCGGLLKPAVVFFGENVPKPRVEAASNALDAADAMLVVGSSLMVYSGYRFCAWAQKLGKPIAAINLGRTRADALLSLKVEAPCGDALAALAASLAVR from the coding sequence ATGTCCACGCTGATCGAACCTCACGCACTCGCCGCGCTCCAAGATTTCGTCGAACGCTATCCGCGGCTCTTCGTGCTGACGGGCGCGGGCATCAGCACCGATTCCGGCATTCCCGGTTATCGCGACGAAAACGGCGAGTGGAAACGCTCGCCGCCCATCACGCTGCAGGAGTTTCTCGGCTCGATTGCGTCGCGCCAGCGCTACTGGGCGCGTAGCACGGTCGGCTGGCCCGTCGTCGCGAAGGCCGAGCCGAACGCGGCGCACCGCGCGCTCGCACGGCTCGAAGCGGCCGGGCGCGTGCGCACGCTGGTCACGCAGAACGTCGATGGCCTGCATCAGCGTGCAGGCAGCAGCGACGTGATCGAACTGCACGGCAGCATCGGCGAAGTGACATGCCTCGATTGCGGCACGCATCACCGTCGCGCGTCGATCCAGCAGATGCTGATCAACGAGAATCCCGCGTTGCTCGACGTGATCGCCGAGCCTGCCGCCGATGGCGACGCGCATCTCGAATGGCACGATCTCGGCTCGTTTCGCGTGCCCGCGTGCCCGCACTGCGGCGGACTGCTGAAACCGGCTGTCGTGTTCTTCGGCGAAAACGTGCCGAAGCCGCGCGTCGAGGCGGCGTCGAACGCGCTCGATGCCGCCGATGCGATGCTGGTCGTCGGTTCGTCGTTGATGGTGTATTCGGGCTATCGCTTCTGCGCGTGGGCGCAGAAACTGGGCAAGCCGATCGCCGCGATCAATCTCGGGCGCACGCGCGCCGACGCATTGCTGTCGCTGAAAGTCGAAGCGCCGTGCGGCGATGCGCTGGCCGCGCTCGCGGCGAGTCTGGCGGTGCGCTGA
- a CDS encoding cupin domain-containing protein, translating into MKIVRSSTFTAERAWGALDIANMNGITTRLHWTDQPYKWHINDGEEVFAVLDGRVEMRYREAGVEHSTVLETGDVFHASVGTEHVAHPIGEARILVIESAGSV; encoded by the coding sequence ATGAAGATCGTCCGCAGCAGCACGTTTACCGCAGAGCGCGCGTGGGGCGCGCTCGACATCGCCAACATGAATGGCATCACCACTCGCCTGCACTGGACCGACCAGCCCTACAAGTGGCACATCAACGATGGCGAGGAAGTCTTCGCCGTGCTCGACGGACGCGTGGAGATGCGTTATCGCGAAGCGGGCGTCGAGCACTCAACGGTGCTCGAAACAGGCGACGTGTTCCATGCGTCGGTCGGCACCGAGCACGTCGCACATCCCATCGGCGAAGCACGCATTCTCGTCATCGAGTCCGCAGGCAGCGTATGA
- a CDS encoding DUF4148 domain-containing protein produces MKALISAVVLAAAVAAPVASFAQSSQQPLTRAEVRADLARLEKAGYDPLSDRQNYPNNIQAAEARVHAQDVAQASTTGYGVQTNGTSQAGRSLGDEKGPRSVFFGN; encoded by the coding sequence ATGAAAGCCCTGATTTCCGCAGTCGTTCTCGCCGCCGCTGTTGCCGCTCCCGTCGCATCGTTCGCACAGTCGAGCCAGCAGCCGCTTACGCGCGCCGAAGTTCGCGCCGATCTCGCCCGTCTGGAAAAGGCCGGCTACGATCCGCTGTCCGATCGTCAGAATTACCCGAACAACATCCAGGCCGCCGAAGCACGCGTCCATGCACAAGACGTCGCGCAAGCCAGCACGACGGGTTACGGCGTGCAGACGAACGGCACGTCGCAAGCCGGCCGCTCGCTGGGCGATGAGAAGGGTCCGCGTTCGGTGTTCTTCGGCAACTAA
- the gndA gene encoding NADP-dependent phosphogluconate dehydrogenase translates to MGKQAIGVVGLAVMGRNLALNIESRGHAVSVFNRTREKTDELIAEFPDRKLVPTYTLEEFVDSLEKPRRILMMVKAGEGTDATIAALRPLLDKGDILIDGGNTHFTDTIRRNQELAKSGLHFIGTGVSGGEEGALKGPSIMPGGQREAYDLVAPILTEIAAKAPDGEPCVAYMGPDGAGHFVKMVHNGIEYGDMQLIAESYAVLKQVVGLSNQELGAVYTEWNKGELDSYLIEITSKIFDKKDEETGKDLVDVIMDRAAQKGTGKWTSQNALDLGAPLPLITEAVFARVLSSLKDQRVAASKVLEGPAAKPFAGDRAAFIEAVRRALYFSKVISYAQGFAQLRAASDDYKWDLDYGTIAKIFRAGCIIRARFLQKITDAYAKDKQIANLLLDPYFRDIAANYQAALRDVVIAATTAGVPVPAFSSAIAYFDGYRSARLPANLVQAQRDFFGAHTFERLDKPGSFHANWS, encoded by the coding sequence ATGGGCAAACAGGCAATCGGCGTAGTGGGGCTGGCGGTGATGGGCCGGAATCTGGCGCTGAACATCGAGAGCCGCGGCCACGCGGTGTCCGTGTTCAACCGCACCCGCGAGAAAACCGACGAACTGATCGCGGAGTTTCCCGACCGTAAGCTGGTTCCGACCTACACGCTGGAAGAGTTCGTCGATTCGCTTGAAAAGCCGCGCCGCATTCTGATGATGGTCAAGGCAGGCGAAGGCACCGACGCGACGATTGCTGCGCTGCGTCCGCTGCTGGATAAGGGCGATATTCTGATCGACGGCGGCAACACGCACTTCACCGACACCATCCGCCGCAACCAGGAACTCGCGAAATCGGGCCTGCACTTCATCGGCACGGGCGTGTCGGGCGGCGAAGAGGGCGCGCTCAAGGGCCCGTCGATCATGCCGGGTGGCCAGCGCGAAGCCTACGACCTCGTTGCTCCGATCCTCACCGAAATCGCCGCGAAGGCGCCGGACGGCGAGCCGTGCGTCGCGTACATGGGTCCGGACGGTGCGGGCCACTTCGTGAAGATGGTCCACAACGGCATCGAATACGGCGACATGCAGCTGATCGCGGAAAGCTACGCGGTGCTCAAGCAGGTGGTCGGCCTGTCGAACCAGGAACTGGGCGCCGTCTACACCGAGTGGAACAAGGGCGAGCTGGACAGCTACCTGATCGAGATCACGTCGAAGATCTTCGACAAGAAGGACGAAGAGACGGGCAAGGATCTCGTCGACGTGATCATGGACCGCGCCGCGCAAAAGGGCACGGGCAAGTGGACGAGCCAGAACGCGCTCGACCTCGGCGCGCCGCTGCCGCTGATCACGGAAGCCGTGTTCGCGCGCGTGCTGTCGTCGCTGAAAGACCAGCGCGTCGCCGCGAGCAAGGTGCTCGAAGGGCCGGCCGCGAAGCCGTTCGCGGGCGACCGCGCCGCGTTCATCGAAGCCGTGCGCCGCGCGCTGTACTTCAGCAAGGTGATTTCGTACGCCCAGGGCTTCGCGCAGTTGCGCGCGGCATCGGACGATTACAAATGGGATCTGGACTACGGCACGATCGCGAAGATTTTCCGGGCCGGCTGCATCATCCGCGCCCGCTTCCTGCAGAAGATCACGGACGCCTACGCGAAGGACAAGCAGATCGCCAACCTGCTGCTCGATCCGTATTTCCGCGACATCGCGGCGAACTACCAGGCGGCGCTGCGCGACGTCGTGATCGCGGCGACGACGGCGGGCGTGCCCGTGCCGGCGTTCTCGTCGGCGATCGCGTACTTCGACGGCTACCGTTCGGCGCGTCTGCCCGCGAATCTGGTTCAGGCGCAGCGCGACTTCTTCGGCGCGCATACGTTCGAACGCCTCGACAAACCGGGCAGCTTTCACGCGAACTGGTCATAA